DNA sequence from the Trichormus variabilis 0441 genome:
GATAGTTGTTAAGTTCGTGGTTCCATACATCAGGAGTCACGCATAAAATTGAGGGTTGATTGCTGTAAAGTTGTTTGCGCTCTTGGGGAGGAATATCTCCATTAATATTGAGAATTTGGGGGCGAATATTTTCATCTAAGTGGCTAACAAAGGAACGTATTTTCTCTACCTGGTCAAATGCAAGTGCTTTCAAGTTAAAGAATACTAAAGCTGATTTACCCTTTAGACACTCATGAATGACTGGAATGAGAAAAGAAATACTTTTACCACTGCTGGTAGGAGTTTGAAGAATTATATCTTCTCCTTTTTTGTAAGCTTGCCATGCCTCGACTTGATGAGAGTATAGTTGGGTGATTCCTGACTTACTTAGGGCCAGTTTAACTAGAGGGTGAATATCATCTGGGATGGGATAAAGTTTAGCTTCTTGAGCAGGAATTACTTCGCAGCTTTGTAGTTTTCCAGATCCATCAAGAATAGCAGCTATCTCTTGGTAGAGAATGCTTTTACCTGTTGGTGCTTGGTTTAGAGGTAATAAATTACCGCTATTTACCTCATGCTCCCAGTCAAAAATAATTTGGTTTAAACTACCCTTTTTAAAGTAAAGGTTTTTCTCAATGATGGCGGCGATATGGATAACACCATGTTCTTTGGAATAAACCTGCTTGTTTGCTTCTAACCATTCAGGTTGGGTCATAAAAAGTTACCTACTTGCTGTTTTAGCAGGTAGGCGTTAGTCCAAAGTAGTGGTTTTGGTTGTTGCTATACTATTGATGCTCTGCTTTATATTGTCAGAACGCAAATGCTTTTGGCGTTAATGAAATTTGTGCTTTGGTACTATAACTATCTACAAGCTCTTCTAAGCGTTCAACAATACTGCCTTTAAAAATGGAATAGTTAGCTTGATTAGTGACAATTAGCGATAGCTCAGTTGCCCACTGCTCATAATTAGAACTACCAATAATACCAATAGAAGACTGGATATAGTTAACAAGAATGCTGTCATTGAAACCAAAGCCACTTTCACCCCAGATGCAAGCAGATTGCAGCAAATACTCGTAATCTGCAAATACTTGAAACAAGGGGTTCCATCTAGGAGCATTGCTTCGGTAGTGGACGAAACCATTGCTGTCGAATATCTCTTGTTGCCATAAAAGCTGCTGTAAGGAGCAGCAATTGCTAGGCGAAACAAACGGCTTTCCTTGACGAACAACATTACCATTGCGGATGACATCGCGGCGGCGCTGCTGTCTTGCTATGCTATATCGAATATTGGAATGTTGTTTAAAGTACTGCCGCATTGAGGCAGCAAATTCAGGAGCTATGCTGTTGTCATCGTCCAGGTATGAAACAATGTCACCACCAGCTGCATCTAGTCCCAGGTTACGGGCGTAGCACAAGCCAAA
Encoded proteins:
- a CDS encoding glycosyltransferase family 2 protein, with translation MQLASTALPSIQSQTDRNFEWIVINDGTNPDTRDIITSIMAKADFPINYIEMAHPDPCSGFGLCYARNLGLDAAGGDIVSYLDDDNSIAPEFAASMRQYFKQHSNIRYSIARQQRRRDVIRNGNVVRQGKPFVSPSNCCSLQQLLWQQEIFDSNGFVHYRSNAPRWNPLFQVFADYEYLLQSACIWGESGFGFNDSILVNYIQSSIGIIGSSNYEQWATELSLIVTNQANYSIFKGSIVERLEELVDSYSTKAQISLTPKAFAF